In one window of Nicotiana tabacum cultivar K326 chromosome 12, ASM71507v2, whole genome shotgun sequence DNA:
- the LOC107781729 gene encoding uncharacterized protein LOC107781729 isoform X2, which produces MASFSSRSSCFHCEESTSDNFRNGWRLRSCKFAQLCHLCASVYEADRFCETFHRRDDGWRYCESCGKLSGKSWSIVDVLYHSTHICCWILVELCAWSALRRISFLHGTIACLMNVECHLENLCWSQQNLLLFIELNQERNCSWD; this is translated from the exons ATGGCTTCTTTTTCCTCAAGAAGTTCCTGCTTTCATTGTGAAGAATCAACGTCAGATAATTTCAGAAATGGTTGGCGTCTTCGCAGTTGCAAATTCGCTCAGCTCTGTCATCTTTGCGC TTCTGTATATGAGGCCGATAGGTTTTGCGAGACTTTCCATAGAAGAGATGATGGCTGGAGATATTGTGAGTCATGTGGCAAGTTGAGTGGAAAAAG TTGGTCCATTGTGGATGTATTGTATCATTCAACGCATATCTGCTGTTGGATTTTGGTGGAATTATGTGCATGGAGTGCTCTAAGAAGAATTTCGTTCTT GCACGGAACCATTGCTTGTCTCATGAACGTCGAGTGCCACCTGGAGAATCTCTGCTGGTCCCAGCAAAACTTG TTACTTTTTATCGAATTGAACCAGGAAAGAAATTGTTCATGGGATTAA
- the LOC107781729 gene encoding uncharacterized protein LOC107781729 isoform X1, with the protein MASFSSRSSCFHCEESTSDNFRNGWRLRSCKFAQLCHLCASVYEADRFCETFHRRDDGWRYCESCGKLSGKSWSIVDVLYHSTHICCWILVELCAWSALRRISFLHGTIACLMNVECHLENLCWSQQNLVSPVASLPLMQHAFFD; encoded by the exons ATGGCTTCTTTTTCCTCAAGAAGTTCCTGCTTTCATTGTGAAGAATCAACGTCAGATAATTTCAGAAATGGTTGGCGTCTTCGCAGTTGCAAATTCGCTCAGCTCTGTCATCTTTGCGC TTCTGTATATGAGGCCGATAGGTTTTGCGAGACTTTCCATAGAAGAGATGATGGCTGGAGATATTGTGAGTCATGTGGCAAGTTGAGTGGAAAAAG TTGGTCCATTGTGGATGTATTGTATCATTCAACGCATATCTGCTGTTGGATTTTGGTGGAATTATGTGCATGGAGTGCTCTAAGAAGAATTTCGTTCTT GCACGGAACCATTGCTTGTCTCATGAACGTCGAGTGCCACCTGGAGAATCTCTGCTGGTCCCAGCAAAACTTGGTATCGCCGGTTGCATCCCTCCCGCTAATGCAGCATGCATTTTTTGACTGA
- the LOC107781706 gene encoding ADP-ribosylation factor GTPase-activating protein AGD5 isoform X2, giving the protein MIYNILKLIWKKFCKYIISQSKTILRFLLSVILLGGHIIGDCFPSFFFSFPYVAPTSAIMNEKANVTKELNAKHRKILEGLLKLPENRECADCKAKGPRWASVNLGIFICMQCSGIHRSLGVHISKVRSATLDTWLPEQVAFIQSMGNEKANSYWEAELPPNYDRAGIENFIRAKYEEKRWIRKNGKEKSVSKIQEELATVQRQQRCDKTGHEHATNSGGSSNERISIQRPSIKQDIPSARFSIPLPPRAPEQVRQTYVSNSESYSSTHEKVSSDVVPQQTSQKTQPIAVIESAKQVAEVAYPPKVDIATDLFDMLSMDSPNDNGAEAASVDDNSWTGFQSAQEAIAAAKTGVAKSDHRKSQSASAVEDLFKDSPSLSSSISTSSLTEKLPEDVKNDIMSLFDKSNMVSPFAMHQQQLSQLAQQQSLLMAAAAASGALKIPGDVQQGPNGSNIVNQSWPNVSYQFPGMTMPASGKTELEKYLQVGTGGATHLAGNSVPLSTSSVYPMGQNSSGNGTVPSVPSRDAATTLSSSSTQSTKECDFSSLTQGTS; this is encoded by the exons atgaTATATAACATTTTGAAGCTAATTTGGAAAAAATTTTGTAAATACATAATAAGCCAATCAAAAACGATATTGCGATTTCTCCTTTCAGTTATACTCCTCGGCGGTCATATAATCGGCGattgttttccttctttttttttttcatttccgtACGTAGCTCCGACCAGCGCCATTATGAATGAGAAGGCCAACGTTACAAAGGAGCTCAATGCCAAGCACAGAAAG ATTCTGGAAGGACTCCTTAAGTTGCCAGAGAACAGGGAGTGTGCAGATTGCAAAGCCAA AGGTCCTCGATGGGCAAGTGTGAATCTGGGGATCTTCATATGTATGCAATGCTCCGGAATCCACAGAAGTCTAGGGGTGCACATATCAAAG GTTCGATCAGCTACTTTAGATACATGGCTTCCTGAACAAGTTGCATTTATTCAAT CAATGGGAAACGAGAAGGCAAATAGTTATTGGGAAGCGGAGCTTCCTCCAAATTATGATAGAGCTGGTATTGAGAATTTCATCCGTGCAAA ATATGAAGAGAAGAGGTGGATCCGTAAGAATGGGAAGGAAAAATCAGTTTCCAAGATTCAAGAAGAGTTGGCCACAGTGCAACGTCAACAACGTTGTGACAAAACTGGCCATGAGCATGCTACTAACTCCGGCGGTTCATCTAATGAGCGGATAAGCATACAACGCCCTAGCATAAAGCAAGATATACCTTCTGCTAGATTCAGTATACCTCTGCCTCCAAGAGCACCAGAGCAAGTACGTCAAACCTATGTTTCAAACTCTGAATCATATAGTTCAACTCATGAAAAAGTATCTTCGGATGTGGTTCCTCAGCAGACAAGTCAGAAGACACAACCAATTGCAGTCATTGAATCTGCAAAGCAGGTCGCAGAAGTTGCCTATCCTCCTAAAGTTGATATTGCTACTGATCTTTTCGACATGCTTTCTATGGATTCTCCAAATGACAATGGAGCAGAAGCTGCTTCTGTAGATGATAACTCGTGGACAGGTTTTCAAT CTGCTCAAGAAGCAATAGCAGCAGCGAAAACTGGTGTTGCAAAATCTGATCATCGGAAATCCCAATCTGCTTCTGCGGTAGAAGATTTATTCAAGGATTCACCATCATTGTCATCATCAATTTCAACTTCTTCCTTGACCGAGAAGCTTCCAGAAGATGTCAAAAATGATATCATGAGCCTTTTTGACAAG TCCAATATGGTGTCACCATTTGCTATGCATCAGCAACAACTTTCCCAGCTAGCTCAACAACAGTCTCTTCTAATGGCTGCTGCCGCTGCTAGTGGCGCTTTAAAAATCCCTGGGGATGTTCAACAAGGACCAAATGGCTCCAATATAGTGAATCAAAGTTGGCCAAATGTAAGCTACCAGTTCCCTGGAATGACGATGCCAGCCAGTGGAAAGACTGAACTGGAGAAATATTTGCAG GTGGGCACTGGGGGAGCAACACATTTAGCTGGAAACTCTGTGCCACTTTCAACATCGAG TGTTTACCCAATGGGACAGAATTCTTCGGGCAATGGTACAGTCCCCTCTGTACCGAGCAGAGATGCAGCAACCACACTTTCATCAAGTTCTACACAATCAACAAAAGAATGCGATTTCTCGTCTTTGACTCAAG GAACTTCTTGA
- the LOC107781706 gene encoding ADP-ribosylation factor GTPase-activating protein AGD5 isoform X1, whose amino-acid sequence MIYNILKLIWKKFCKYIISQSKTILRFLLSVILLGGHIIGDCFPSFFFSFPYVAPTSAIMNEKANVTKELNAKHRKILEGLLKLPENRECADCKAKGPRWASVNLGIFICMQCSGIHRSLGVHISKVRSATLDTWLPEQVAFIQSMGNEKANSYWEAELPPNYDRAGIENFIRAKYEEKRWIRKNGKEKSVSKIQEELATVQRQQRCDKTGHEHATNSGGSSNERISIQRPSIKQDIPSARFSIPLPPRAPEQVRQTYVSNSESYSSTHEKVSSDVVPQQTSQKTQPIAVIESAKQVAEVAYPPKVDIATDLFDMLSMDSPNDNGAEAASVDDNSWTGFQSAQEAIAAAKTGVAKSDHRKSQSASAVEDLFKDSPSLSSSISTSSLTEKLPEDVKNDIMSLFDKSNMVSPFAMHQQQLSQLAQQQSLLMAAAAASGALKIPGDVQQGPNGSNIVNQSWPNVSYQFPGMTMPASGKTELEKYLQVGTGGATHLAGNSVPLSTSSVYPMGQNSSGNGTVPSVPSRDAATTLSSSSTQSTKECDFSSLTQGMFSKR is encoded by the exons atgaTATATAACATTTTGAAGCTAATTTGGAAAAAATTTTGTAAATACATAATAAGCCAATCAAAAACGATATTGCGATTTCTCCTTTCAGTTATACTCCTCGGCGGTCATATAATCGGCGattgttttccttctttttttttttcatttccgtACGTAGCTCCGACCAGCGCCATTATGAATGAGAAGGCCAACGTTACAAAGGAGCTCAATGCCAAGCACAGAAAG ATTCTGGAAGGACTCCTTAAGTTGCCAGAGAACAGGGAGTGTGCAGATTGCAAAGCCAA AGGTCCTCGATGGGCAAGTGTGAATCTGGGGATCTTCATATGTATGCAATGCTCCGGAATCCACAGAAGTCTAGGGGTGCACATATCAAAG GTTCGATCAGCTACTTTAGATACATGGCTTCCTGAACAAGTTGCATTTATTCAAT CAATGGGAAACGAGAAGGCAAATAGTTATTGGGAAGCGGAGCTTCCTCCAAATTATGATAGAGCTGGTATTGAGAATTTCATCCGTGCAAA ATATGAAGAGAAGAGGTGGATCCGTAAGAATGGGAAGGAAAAATCAGTTTCCAAGATTCAAGAAGAGTTGGCCACAGTGCAACGTCAACAACGTTGTGACAAAACTGGCCATGAGCATGCTACTAACTCCGGCGGTTCATCTAATGAGCGGATAAGCATACAACGCCCTAGCATAAAGCAAGATATACCTTCTGCTAGATTCAGTATACCTCTGCCTCCAAGAGCACCAGAGCAAGTACGTCAAACCTATGTTTCAAACTCTGAATCATATAGTTCAACTCATGAAAAAGTATCTTCGGATGTGGTTCCTCAGCAGACAAGTCAGAAGACACAACCAATTGCAGTCATTGAATCTGCAAAGCAGGTCGCAGAAGTTGCCTATCCTCCTAAAGTTGATATTGCTACTGATCTTTTCGACATGCTTTCTATGGATTCTCCAAATGACAATGGAGCAGAAGCTGCTTCTGTAGATGATAACTCGTGGACAGGTTTTCAAT CTGCTCAAGAAGCAATAGCAGCAGCGAAAACTGGTGTTGCAAAATCTGATCATCGGAAATCCCAATCTGCTTCTGCGGTAGAAGATTTATTCAAGGATTCACCATCATTGTCATCATCAATTTCAACTTCTTCCTTGACCGAGAAGCTTCCAGAAGATGTCAAAAATGATATCATGAGCCTTTTTGACAAG TCCAATATGGTGTCACCATTTGCTATGCATCAGCAACAACTTTCCCAGCTAGCTCAACAACAGTCTCTTCTAATGGCTGCTGCCGCTGCTAGTGGCGCTTTAAAAATCCCTGGGGATGTTCAACAAGGACCAAATGGCTCCAATATAGTGAATCAAAGTTGGCCAAATGTAAGCTACCAGTTCCCTGGAATGACGATGCCAGCCAGTGGAAAGACTGAACTGGAGAAATATTTGCAG GTGGGCACTGGGGGAGCAACACATTTAGCTGGAAACTCTGTGCCACTTTCAACATCGAG TGTTTACCCAATGGGACAGAATTCTTCGGGCAATGGTACAGTCCCCTCTGTACCGAGCAGAGATGCAGCAACCACACTTTCATCAAGTTCTACACAATCAACAAAAGAATGCGATTTCTCGTCTTTGACTCAAGGCATGTTCTCGAAACGCTGA
- the LOC107781706 gene encoding ADP-ribosylation factor GTPase-activating protein AGD5 isoform X4, whose product MIYNILKLIWKKFCKYIISQSKTILRFLLSVILLGGHIIGDCFPSFFFSFPYVAPTSAIMNEKANVTKELNAKHRKILEGLLKLPENRECADCKAKGPRWASVNLGIFICMQCSGIHRSLGVHISKVRSATLDTWLPEQVAFIQSMGNEKANSYWEAELPPNYDRAGIENFIRAKYEEKRWIRKNGKEKSVSKIQEELATVQRQQRCDKTGHEHATNSGGSSNERISIQRPSIKQDIPSARFSIPLPPRAPEQTSQKTQPIAVIESAKQVAEVAYPPKVDIATDLFDMLSMDSPNDNGAEAASVDDNSWTGFQSAQEAIAAAKTGVAKSDHRKSQSASAVEDLFKDSPSLSSSISTSSLTEKLPEDVKNDIMSLFDKSNMVSPFAMHQQQLSQLAQQQSLLMAAAAASGALKIPGDVQQGPNGSNIVNQSWPNVSYQFPGMTMPASGKTELEKYLQVGTGGATHLAGNSVPLSTSSVYPMGQNSSGNGTVPSVPSRDAATTLSSSSTQSTKECDFSSLTQGMFSKR is encoded by the exons atgaTATATAACATTTTGAAGCTAATTTGGAAAAAATTTTGTAAATACATAATAAGCCAATCAAAAACGATATTGCGATTTCTCCTTTCAGTTATACTCCTCGGCGGTCATATAATCGGCGattgttttccttctttttttttttcatttccgtACGTAGCTCCGACCAGCGCCATTATGAATGAGAAGGCCAACGTTACAAAGGAGCTCAATGCCAAGCACAGAAAG ATTCTGGAAGGACTCCTTAAGTTGCCAGAGAACAGGGAGTGTGCAGATTGCAAAGCCAA AGGTCCTCGATGGGCAAGTGTGAATCTGGGGATCTTCATATGTATGCAATGCTCCGGAATCCACAGAAGTCTAGGGGTGCACATATCAAAG GTTCGATCAGCTACTTTAGATACATGGCTTCCTGAACAAGTTGCATTTATTCAAT CAATGGGAAACGAGAAGGCAAATAGTTATTGGGAAGCGGAGCTTCCTCCAAATTATGATAGAGCTGGTATTGAGAATTTCATCCGTGCAAA ATATGAAGAGAAGAGGTGGATCCGTAAGAATGGGAAGGAAAAATCAGTTTCCAAGATTCAAGAAGAGTTGGCCACAGTGCAACGTCAACAACGTTGTGACAAAACTGGCCATGAGCATGCTACTAACTCCGGCGGTTCATCTAATGAGCGGATAAGCATACAACGCCCTAGCATAAAGCAAGATATACCTTCTGCTAGATTCAGTATACCTCTGCCTCCAAGAGCACCAGAGCAA ACAAGTCAGAAGACACAACCAATTGCAGTCATTGAATCTGCAAAGCAGGTCGCAGAAGTTGCCTATCCTCCTAAAGTTGATATTGCTACTGATCTTTTCGACATGCTTTCTATGGATTCTCCAAATGACAATGGAGCAGAAGCTGCTTCTGTAGATGATAACTCGTGGACAGGTTTTCAAT CTGCTCAAGAAGCAATAGCAGCAGCGAAAACTGGTGTTGCAAAATCTGATCATCGGAAATCCCAATCTGCTTCTGCGGTAGAAGATTTATTCAAGGATTCACCATCATTGTCATCATCAATTTCAACTTCTTCCTTGACCGAGAAGCTTCCAGAAGATGTCAAAAATGATATCATGAGCCTTTTTGACAAG TCCAATATGGTGTCACCATTTGCTATGCATCAGCAACAACTTTCCCAGCTAGCTCAACAACAGTCTCTTCTAATGGCTGCTGCCGCTGCTAGTGGCGCTTTAAAAATCCCTGGGGATGTTCAACAAGGACCAAATGGCTCCAATATAGTGAATCAAAGTTGGCCAAATGTAAGCTACCAGTTCCCTGGAATGACGATGCCAGCCAGTGGAAAGACTGAACTGGAGAAATATTTGCAG GTGGGCACTGGGGGAGCAACACATTTAGCTGGAAACTCTGTGCCACTTTCAACATCGAG TGTTTACCCAATGGGACAGAATTCTTCGGGCAATGGTACAGTCCCCTCTGTACCGAGCAGAGATGCAGCAACCACACTTTCATCAAGTTCTACACAATCAACAAAAGAATGCGATTTCTCGTCTTTGACTCAAGGCATGTTCTCGAAACGCTGA
- the LOC107781706 gene encoding ADP-ribosylation factor GTPase-activating protein AGD5 isoform X3 — protein MIYNILKLIWKKFCKYIISQSKTILRFLLSVILLGGHIIGDCFPSFFFSFPYVAPTSAIMNEKANVTKELNAKHRKILEGLLKLPENRECADCKAKGPRWASVNLGIFICMQCSGIHRSLGVHISKVRSATLDTWLPEQVAFIQSMGNEKANSYWEAELPPNYDRAGIENFIRAKYEEKRWIRKNGKEKSVSKIQEELATVQRQQRCDKTGHEHATNSGGSSNERISIQRPSIKQDIPSARFSIPLPPRAPEQQTSQKTQPIAVIESAKQVAEVAYPPKVDIATDLFDMLSMDSPNDNGAEAASVDDNSWTGFQSAQEAIAAAKTGVAKSDHRKSQSASAVEDLFKDSPSLSSSISTSSLTEKLPEDVKNDIMSLFDKSNMVSPFAMHQQQLSQLAQQQSLLMAAAAASGALKIPGDVQQGPNGSNIVNQSWPNVSYQFPGMTMPASGKTELEKYLQVGTGGATHLAGNSVPLSTSSVYPMGQNSSGNGTVPSVPSRDAATTLSSSSTQSTKECDFSSLTQGMFSKR, from the exons atgaTATATAACATTTTGAAGCTAATTTGGAAAAAATTTTGTAAATACATAATAAGCCAATCAAAAACGATATTGCGATTTCTCCTTTCAGTTATACTCCTCGGCGGTCATATAATCGGCGattgttttccttctttttttttttcatttccgtACGTAGCTCCGACCAGCGCCATTATGAATGAGAAGGCCAACGTTACAAAGGAGCTCAATGCCAAGCACAGAAAG ATTCTGGAAGGACTCCTTAAGTTGCCAGAGAACAGGGAGTGTGCAGATTGCAAAGCCAA AGGTCCTCGATGGGCAAGTGTGAATCTGGGGATCTTCATATGTATGCAATGCTCCGGAATCCACAGAAGTCTAGGGGTGCACATATCAAAG GTTCGATCAGCTACTTTAGATACATGGCTTCCTGAACAAGTTGCATTTATTCAAT CAATGGGAAACGAGAAGGCAAATAGTTATTGGGAAGCGGAGCTTCCTCCAAATTATGATAGAGCTGGTATTGAGAATTTCATCCGTGCAAA ATATGAAGAGAAGAGGTGGATCCGTAAGAATGGGAAGGAAAAATCAGTTTCCAAGATTCAAGAAGAGTTGGCCACAGTGCAACGTCAACAACGTTGTGACAAAACTGGCCATGAGCATGCTACTAACTCCGGCGGTTCATCTAATGAGCGGATAAGCATACAACGCCCTAGCATAAAGCAAGATATACCTTCTGCTAGATTCAGTATACCTCTGCCTCCAAGAGCACCAGAGCAA CAGACAAGTCAGAAGACACAACCAATTGCAGTCATTGAATCTGCAAAGCAGGTCGCAGAAGTTGCCTATCCTCCTAAAGTTGATATTGCTACTGATCTTTTCGACATGCTTTCTATGGATTCTCCAAATGACAATGGAGCAGAAGCTGCTTCTGTAGATGATAACTCGTGGACAGGTTTTCAAT CTGCTCAAGAAGCAATAGCAGCAGCGAAAACTGGTGTTGCAAAATCTGATCATCGGAAATCCCAATCTGCTTCTGCGGTAGAAGATTTATTCAAGGATTCACCATCATTGTCATCATCAATTTCAACTTCTTCCTTGACCGAGAAGCTTCCAGAAGATGTCAAAAATGATATCATGAGCCTTTTTGACAAG TCCAATATGGTGTCACCATTTGCTATGCATCAGCAACAACTTTCCCAGCTAGCTCAACAACAGTCTCTTCTAATGGCTGCTGCCGCTGCTAGTGGCGCTTTAAAAATCCCTGGGGATGTTCAACAAGGACCAAATGGCTCCAATATAGTGAATCAAAGTTGGCCAAATGTAAGCTACCAGTTCCCTGGAATGACGATGCCAGCCAGTGGAAAGACTGAACTGGAGAAATATTTGCAG GTGGGCACTGGGGGAGCAACACATTTAGCTGGAAACTCTGTGCCACTTTCAACATCGAG TGTTTACCCAATGGGACAGAATTCTTCGGGCAATGGTACAGTCCCCTCTGTACCGAGCAGAGATGCAGCAACCACACTTTCATCAAGTTCTACACAATCAACAAAAGAATGCGATTTCTCGTCTTTGACTCAAGGCATGTTCTCGAAACGCTGA
- the LOC107781698 gene encoding uncharacterized protein LOC107781698 has product MGIFDELRAAAGKLLNRKVQQKSSNACALEGKYSAGITSSVSKIGGSVKYDGAQKTDDYVFYPDGREKIGRILSKLTKFAVVSAVDESLKTVAGGSKIIKEGLKDQSPSRPSTRAEKQDVSVMMEEMQAKMVKFQDDMNNTKQQNEVSAKCIAGLDSFEFSDEPVKCSTPSKSNRKKVFIRSRL; this is encoded by the exons ATGGGCATTTTTGATGAACTCCGAGCAGCCGCCGGCAAACTTTTGAACCGGAAAGTTCAACAGAAATCGTCAAACGCATGCGCGTTAGAAGGCAAGTACAGTGCCGGTATTACATCGTCCGTTTCCAAAATCGGTGGTTCCGTCAAATATGACGGCGCTCAAAAGACGGATGATTACGTTTTTTACCCTGACGGCCGTGAAAAGATCGGCCGAATTCTCTCAAAGCTTACGAAATTTGCCGTCGTCTCTGCCGTTGACGAATCTCTTAAAACCGTCGCTG GTGGCAGTAAAATTATCAAGGAGGGATTGAAGGACCAATCGCCTTCACGTCCTTCCACTAGAGCTGAGAAACAAGATGTTTCTGTTATGATGGAGGAGATGCAAGCGAAGATGGTGAAATTTCAGGATGACATGAATAACACGAAGCAGCAAAATGAGGTGTCAGCTAAATGTATCGCGGGGTTGGATTCCTTTGAGTTCTCTGATGAGCCTGTCAAGTGTTCAACGCCTTCAAAATCTAATAGAAAAAAGGTTTTCATTCGCTCTCGGTTGTAG